The Exiguobacterium acetylicum genome includes a window with the following:
- a CDS encoding undecaprenyl-diphosphate phosphatase — MTIIELLKALLLGFVEGMTEFAPVSSTGHMIIVDDMWLQTTEFLGKYSANTFKIVIQLGSILAVVVVFWKRLFSLIGLYKIEGEHDASGTHKLKLRHVLIGLLPAGILGLLFEDFIDENLFSIETVIIGLAVGALLMIAADKLGPKEPKTTSLDQITYRQAALVGLFQCISLWPGFSRSGSTISGGVFLGMNHRTAADFTFIMAVPIMFGASFLSLVKNWSDIQPNHFAFYAVGFVASFVFALLSIRFFLKLINKIKLVPFAIYRLVLAAVLAVIVYM; from the coding sequence ATGACAATCATTGAACTTTTAAAAGCGCTCTTACTCGGTTTCGTCGAGGGGATGACGGAATTTGCACCGGTCTCTTCAACGGGTCATATGATCATCGTCGATGACATGTGGTTGCAAACAACGGAATTTCTCGGTAAGTATTCCGCAAATACCTTTAAGATCGTTATCCAGCTTGGATCGATTCTTGCTGTCGTCGTCGTCTTTTGGAAACGTCTCTTCAGCTTAATCGGTTTGTATAAGATTGAAGGAGAACACGATGCATCAGGTACACACAAATTAAAACTACGCCACGTCTTGATCGGTCTTCTACCAGCTGGTATTCTTGGATTGTTATTCGAAGACTTCATCGATGAGAACCTCTTCTCGATTGAAACAGTCATCATCGGTCTTGCAGTTGGTGCTCTCTTGATGATCGCAGCCGATAAACTCGGACCAAAGGAACCAAAAACAACATCACTTGATCAGATTACATACCGCCAAGCAGCACTCGTCGGTCTGTTCCAATGTATTTCACTCTGGCCAGGTTTCTCCCGTTCCGGTTCAACGATTTCCGGAGGGGTCTTCCTCGGGATGAATCACCGGACGGCAGCTGACTTTACGTTCATTATGGCTGTACCGATCATGTTCGGTGCTAGTTTCCTTTCGCTCGTTAAGAACTGGTCGGACATTCAACCGAACCACTTCGCATTCTATGCTGTCGGTTTTGTCGCGTCGTTCGTGTTTGCCCTCTTATCGATCCGCTTCTTCTTGAAGCTCATCAACAAGATCAAACTCGTGCCATTCGCGATCTACCGCCTTGTCTTAGCAGCTGTTCTTGCTGTCATCGTCTACATGTAA
- a CDS encoding EAL domain-containing protein has protein sequence MWHPCAECTTSIRFVEAGALHIQSPTPEIYSYQSFEQLEQLLTSLLRVADYPVSCRATQSRYVTAPILASVLLEQLKHRSAIDFIQNGVMTSHLQPIYDIQQNLLVANEALLRAADDNTPISPGVLFSTASKMGLHSRLDQRAREEAIRATHHVGGTSKTFINFLPSTIYNPEYCLRHTFEIVDRYQVDPSRLVFEVVETEKIEDVNHLKHVFEQYKKQGIQVALDDVGAGFSTLDMLSLLQPDYIKIDRSFIDHCDTNAEKEAFLRKARHLTREMGIQILAEGIERQEELDLCRELGFDLGQGYLLGRPAPYARLAKAQ, from the coding sequence ATGTGGCATCCTTGCGCCGAATGTACGACATCGATCCGTTTCGTTGAAGCGGGAGCACTCCATATTCAATCACCAACGCCAGAAATCTATTCCTATCAATCATTCGAACAACTTGAGCAGTTACTTACATCGCTCTTACGTGTAGCAGATTATCCTGTATCTTGTCGCGCTACACAATCACGCTACGTAACAGCACCTATTTTAGCTTCAGTGCTTCTAGAACAATTGAAGCATCGGTCGGCGATCGATTTCATCCAGAACGGTGTCATGACAAGTCACCTGCAACCGATTTATGATATTCAGCAGAATCTTCTCGTCGCGAACGAAGCGCTACTACGCGCAGCAGATGACAATACCCCGATCTCACCTGGTGTCCTATTTTCGACGGCATCTAAAATGGGACTCCATTCTCGACTCGATCAGCGCGCACGTGAAGAAGCGATTCGCGCGACACATCATGTTGGGGGTACGTCAAAAACGTTCATTAACTTTCTTCCATCGACGATCTATAATCCGGAGTATTGCCTGCGTCATACGTTTGAAATCGTCGACCGTTATCAAGTTGATCCAAGTCGACTTGTTTTCGAAGTCGTCGAGACGGAAAAAATCGAAGACGTCAATCATTTGAAACATGTCTTTGAACAGTATAAAAAACAAGGCATTCAAGTGGCACTGGATGATGTCGGTGCTGGTTTCTCGACGCTTGATATGCTGTCCTTGCTTCAACCAGACTATATTAAAATTGACCGTTCGTTCATCGATCATTGTGACACGAATGCAGAAAAGGAAGCCTTTTTACGCAAAGCCCGTCATCTGACGCGTGAAATGGGGATTCAAATCTTAGCGGAAGGCATCGAACGGCAAGAAGAACTCGATCTCTGTCGCGAACTCGGCTTCGACCTCGGTCAAGGATACTTGCTTGGTCGACCTGCTCCTTACGCTCGTCTTGCGAAAGCACAATGA
- a CDS encoding general stress protein — translation MKTKQYVGTFYSEEELISKMDELHIQGHREEDFYVIVKEKSNIALVRSQMDAEIATTKPSWIDRIRGNKGRDQEVDDLFASLELPDNEIEQRKTEVEGGGFVLLLEVQDIQFDPHLNTDNTHPDVKVRYGSGEETHTSSDANSNAQLGTGNPLDIDKDSKEEHAEIDLHRAGTDKMPQDEQAIDHSKKLDGNREPDIAMRRDDDFRRPETEREEKDHNATQDGEEHRQSKHQSDDIAKQDHGNNLDR, via the coding sequence ATGAAAACGAAACAATATGTCGGAACATTCTATTCAGAAGAAGAATTGATCTCAAAAATGGACGAACTACACATTCAAGGACACCGAGAGGAAGATTTCTACGTCATCGTTAAGGAAAAGTCGAACATCGCACTCGTTCGTAGCCAGATGGATGCAGAAATTGCGACGACGAAACCGTCTTGGATTGATCGAATTCGGGGAAACAAAGGACGCGATCAAGAGGTCGATGATTTGTTCGCGTCACTTGAATTACCGGACAATGAAATCGAGCAACGGAAAACGGAAGTTGAGGGCGGAGGATTTGTTCTTCTACTTGAAGTCCAGGACATCCAGTTCGACCCACATTTAAATACAGACAATACACATCCTGACGTAAAGGTCCGTTATGGTAGTGGCGAAGAGACGCATACGTCATCGGATGCCAATTCCAATGCACAGCTCGGAACAGGTAATCCACTTGATATCGATAAAGATTCAAAAGAAGAGCATGCAGAGATCGACCTACATCGTGCCGGTACCGATAAGATGCCGCAAGACGAGCAGGCCATCGATCATTCGAAAAAGCTCGATGGTAACCGTGAACCAGATATCGCGATGCGTCGGGATGATGACTTCCGACGTCCGGAAACAGAGCGCGAGGAAAAGGACCATAATGCAACGCAAGACGGCGAAGAACATCGTCAATCGAAACATCAATCGGATGACATCGCCAAGCAAGACCATGGAAATAATTTAGACCGCTAA
- a CDS encoding ZIP family metal transporter, with translation MLDWFTSLPVVVQALLAGMMTWGLTALGAALVFVFTTIEKRVMNMMLGFAAGVMIAASFWSLLAPAIEFTEQDGGIAWIPAAIGFLAGGFFVRLLDFVTPHLHLSAPLETAEGPSTGLKKTTLLFLAITLHNIPEGLAIGVAFGAAALNMDGATVAGALTLALGIGIQNMPEGAALSIPLRGEGMSRRRAFHYGQLSAIVEPIAAMVGAAAVFFVQPLLPYALSFAAGAMIFVVVEELIPESQAENGSDLATLGLMVGFTVMMILDVALG, from the coding sequence ATGTTAGATTGGTTTACTTCCCTCCCCGTCGTCGTGCAAGCATTACTTGCTGGTATGATGACATGGGGGTTAACCGCACTTGGTGCGGCACTCGTCTTCGTCTTTACGACGATTGAAAAACGCGTCATGAACATGATGCTCGGTTTTGCAGCCGGTGTCATGATTGCCGCGTCATTTTGGTCTCTACTCGCACCAGCGATCGAGTTCACGGAGCAAGACGGTGGAATTGCTTGGATTCCGGCTGCAATCGGCTTCCTCGCTGGTGGTTTCTTCGTTCGTTTGCTTGACTTCGTTACACCGCATTTGCACTTATCCGCACCACTCGAAACAGCTGAAGGTCCTTCAACAGGACTCAAGAAAACAACGTTACTGTTTCTTGCGATTACGTTGCATAATATCCCAGAAGGTCTTGCGATTGGGGTTGCCTTCGGAGCGGCAGCACTTAATATGGACGGTGCGACCGTCGCTGGTGCGTTGACACTCGCACTCGGTATCGGAATTCAAAATATGCCGGAAGGTGCGGCATTATCGATTCCACTACGCGGCGAAGGCATGTCGCGCCGGCGCGCCTTTCATTACGGTCAATTGTCAGCGATCGTCGAACCGATTGCTGCGATGGTCGGAGCAGCTGCCGTCTTCTTCGTTCAACCACTTTTGCCATATGCATTATCGTTCGCTGCTGGCGCAATGATTTTCGTCGTCGTCGAAGAATTGATTCCAGAATCACAAGCAGAGAACGGATCCGACTTAGCAACACTTGGTCTGATGGTCGGTTTTACCGTCATGATGATCCTCGATGTCGCTTTAGGATGA
- a CDS encoding DUF1294 domain-containing protein, with protein MRIILGYYLLLTLIGFGSMWQDKRRARQHAYRTPEATLLTIAFLGGALGSWIGMYTVRHKTRKAKFQWLVPIAAILHLAFWFVYTSQ; from the coding sequence ATGAGGATCATTTTAGGCTATTACCTCCTCCTGACACTCATCGGCTTTGGCTCGATGTGGCAGGATAAACGCCGAGCGCGGCAACATGCTTACCGGACACCGGAAGCGACACTGTTGACGATCGCTTTTCTCGGTGGTGCGCTCGGTTCTTGGATCGGTATGTACACTGTTCGTCATAAGACACGGAAAGCGAAGTTCCAATGGCTCGTTCCAATAGCCGCTATCTTGCATCTCGCTTTCTGGTTTGTTTACACTTCACAATAA
- a CDS encoding YolD-like family protein, with protein MTAYRDRGNLKWIPFLMPEHLQLLREYYIQMHQLDLPEIDEQLQESWHFLLQEALIEGNELEITYYKESSYVTVVGFVERLEPERSVLFLRGREVVEIPFTRIVRIENG; from the coding sequence ATGACAGCGTATCGTGACCGGGGAAATTTAAAATGGATTCCTTTTCTCATGCCAGAGCACTTACAACTATTACGAGAGTACTATATCCAGATGCACCAACTCGACTTACCTGAAATCGATGAACAACTACAAGAATCGTGGCACTTTCTACTTCAAGAAGCTTTAATAGAAGGAAACGAACTCGAAATCACGTATTATAAGGAAAGTAGCTACGTGACGGTCGTCGGTTTCGTGGAACGGCTAGAACCTGAACGTTCCGTTCTCTTTTTGCGTGGTCGTGAAGTAGTGGAAATTCCTTTCACACGAATCGTCCGGATTGAAAACGGGTAA
- a CDS encoding DMT family transporter, with product MSWIYLIIAGIFEMFGVVLINTFNQNKNAKNLLLMGAGFGLSFLFLTLAMNGLPMGTAYAVWTGIGAAGGAILSMVLYNESKDWKRLVCIGLVLSATIGLKLVGE from the coding sequence ATGAGTTGGATTTATTTAATCATTGCCGGGATCTTTGAAATGTTTGGTGTCGTGTTGATCAATACGTTCAACCAGAATAAGAATGCCAAGAATCTACTGTTGATGGGAGCAGGATTCGGTCTTAGTTTTTTATTTTTGACGCTGGCGATGAATGGTTTACCGATGGGAACGGCGTACGCGGTATGGACAGGAATTGGAGCGGCCGGTGGTGCGATTCTCAGTATGGTGCTCTATAACGAATCAAAAGATTGGAAACGGCTTGTCTGTATCGGTCTCGTCTTAAGTGCGACAATCGGCTTAAAACTCGTCGGCGAATGA
- a CDS encoding LemA family protein, whose protein sequence is MARRSRSGSKLPLIIGVVVVAVIAFLAIGQYNSLVNVEEDVSNKWSQVDNQIKRRADLIPNLVETVKGVAGQEEKVYGKVAEAQAGLARAASTEQRIEADQQVTSSLRGLIALQTTYPELKSSERFQSLMDTLEGTENRLGIARKDYNDAVTLYNKKRRSFPTTLYASEFGFEKKPYYEISDSDRENPTVDFNSDSK, encoded by the coding sequence ATGGCACGTAGAAGTCGGAGTGGATCAAAACTCCCATTAATCATCGGAGTCGTTGTCGTTGCCGTGATTGCCTTTTTAGCAATCGGACAATACAATAGCCTCGTCAATGTAGAAGAAGATGTATCGAATAAATGGTCGCAAGTCGACAATCAAATTAAGCGTCGTGCGGACTTGATTCCGAACCTCGTCGAAACTGTCAAAGGTGTCGCGGGTCAAGAAGAAAAAGTATACGGTAAAGTTGCCGAAGCCCAAGCGGGTCTTGCGCGTGCTGCGTCAACTGAACAACGGATCGAAGCCGACCAACAAGTCACGTCTTCGCTTCGCGGATTGATTGCCTTACAGACGACGTATCCGGAACTAAAATCTAGCGAACGATTCCAATCCTTGATGGATACGCTGGAAGGAACAGAAAATCGTCTCGGGATTGCCCGTAAAGATTACAATGATGCTGTAACCCTCTACAACAAAAAACGTCGGAGCTTCCCAACGACACTCTATGCATCTGAATTCGGATTCGAGAAAAAACCATATTACGAGATTTCAGACAGCGACCGGGAAAATCCGACCGTCGACTTTAACAGTGATTCGAAATGA
- a CDS encoding TPM domain-containing protein has translation MIRRWTRLLLSAFFVFFLFVPTASAVSERTGAAFFIQDDARLLTSSEEAELAQLGQELEQYTTAQVVLKTVPDLKGQDLSSYANETFRRQGIGQEGKDNGVLVIVAPNEKDRQFRIEVGYKLEGILTDITAGRILDQYAVPYKENGEYGKAASETYKAVVSVISKDQSLESQDPPKNQNDDGLPLWMKILIGAALLLLLFLDMKFTGGMFFFAILNIFSAIMRGGGGNGGSRGGGGSSGGGGAER, from the coding sequence ATGATTCGGCGATGGACGCGACTTCTGTTGAGCGCGTTCTTCGTCTTCTTCCTCTTCGTTCCAACAGCTAGTGCCGTTTCAGAACGGACAGGAGCAGCCTTCTTCATTCAAGATGATGCTCGGTTGCTCACATCGTCGGAAGAAGCCGAACTCGCGCAACTCGGTCAGGAACTCGAACAATATACGACGGCACAAGTCGTCCTCAAGACGGTCCCCGATTTAAAAGGACAAGATTTAAGCTCTTACGCCAACGAAACGTTCCGGCGTCAAGGTATCGGTCAAGAAGGAAAAGACAACGGTGTCCTCGTCATCGTCGCACCGAATGAAAAAGATCGCCAGTTCCGCATCGAGGTCGGTTATAAACTCGAAGGGATTCTAACAGATATCACAGCCGGACGTATTCTTGATCAATATGCTGTTCCCTACAAGGAAAACGGTGAGTATGGAAAAGCAGCGTCCGAAACTTATAAGGCTGTCGTCAGTGTCATTTCAAAGGATCAGTCGCTTGAGTCACAGGATCCTCCGAAGAACCAAAATGACGACGGACTTCCGCTTTGGATGAAGATTCTGATTGGCGCCGCACTACTCCTTCTCCTATTCCTTGATATGAAGTTCACTGGCGGTATGTTCTTCTTTGCCATTTTGAATATCTTCTCCGCAATCATGCGGGGTGGCGGTGGAAACGGTGGCAGTCGTGGTGGCGGCGGTAGTTCCGGTGGTGGCGGTGCCGAACGTTAG
- a CDS encoding aldo/keto reductase, with product MQQITLNNGISMPQLGYGVFKVPEEEVYEAVSEALRAGYRSIDTAMIYENEEGVGRALRDSGIPREEIFLTTKVWNSDQGYDETLAAFETSLQKLGVDYVDLYLIHWPMPKEDRYVETWRALEHLYAEGKTRAIGVSNFHIPHLERILAEGSIVPAVNQIELHPFLSQEAIRDFCREHGIVVEAWSPLMKGRDALTHPIIVDIADRHQKTPAQVVLRWHLQHDIVAIPKSVTPSRIRENLDVFDFSLSDVDMKAIDQLNANVRTGSNPDHK from the coding sequence ATGCAACAGATCACGTTAAACAATGGCATTAGCATGCCCCAACTCGGATATGGTGTCTTTAAAGTACCGGAAGAAGAAGTATACGAGGCTGTCAGTGAAGCACTCCGTGCTGGGTATCGTTCAATCGATACGGCAATGATCTACGAGAACGAAGAAGGCGTCGGTCGCGCTCTGCGTGACTCGGGCATTCCTCGTGAAGAGATTTTTCTGACGACGAAAGTCTGGAATTCCGATCAGGGTTACGACGAGACACTTGCCGCTTTCGAGACAAGTCTACAAAAGCTTGGTGTCGATTATGTTGATTTGTATCTGATTCATTGGCCGATGCCAAAAGAAGATCGTTATGTCGAGACATGGCGGGCGCTCGAACATCTCTATGCAGAAGGAAAGACGCGTGCCATCGGTGTCTCGAACTTCCATATCCCTCACCTAGAACGGATTTTAGCTGAAGGGTCGATCGTTCCTGCTGTCAATCAGATCGAACTCCACCCGTTTCTTAGTCAAGAAGCGATTCGAGACTTTTGTCGTGAGCATGGTATCGTCGTTGAAGCATGGAGCCCGTTGATGAAAGGACGCGACGCGTTGACGCATCCGATCATCGTCGATATTGCCGATCGTCATCAGAAAACGCCGGCTCAAGTCGTCCTCCGTTGGCACTTGCAACACGATATCGTCGCGATTCCGAAATCCGTCACGCCAAGCCGTATTCGTGAAAATCTTGATGTCTTCGACTTCAGCTTGTCAGACGTTGATATGAAAGCGATTGATCAATTGAACGCCAACGTGCGTACAGGATCAAATCCGGATCATAAATAA
- a CDS encoding iron-containing alcohol dehydrogenase family protein — MIRQAVLQYIHEENALDQLEQIIGNRSAVLIHGRQAYEAAAFALPDVPHFLFEGHCTDRQVEALKLSCAPYDVILALGGGSVIDTAKQVAFQLQLPVIVIPTIVSNCAPWTPLSVMYNEEGQYLRFDTFPVVIEALLLDHRIIAASPYDYFVAGLVDTLAKWYEARALSGSLAEDPVIETALRTAERCKDLILSTNITETRFREYPADIQYLVETVIPLAGSIGGFGDAATRGAIGHAVHNALSPYRETHPFLHGSKVGYGLLVQEKLLGHDDDYAELRDYLLAQEQPTTLADFALSLDVVETLALRTSKEELCRLLRPIVSVEQLVDAITRNETTSISITS; from the coding sequence GTGATTCGACAAGCCGTTTTGCAATACATACATGAAGAAAATGCACTCGACCAACTAGAACAGATCATAGGTAACCGATCAGCAGTCCTGATTCATGGACGTCAAGCCTATGAAGCAGCAGCATTTGCTTTACCTGATGTCCCGCACTTTTTATTTGAAGGTCATTGTACAGATCGACAGGTGGAAGCCTTGAAACTGTCATGCGCTCCATACGATGTGATTCTCGCTCTCGGAGGAGGAAGTGTCATCGATACGGCAAAACAGGTCGCGTTTCAATTGCAACTTCCGGTTATCGTCATTCCGACGATCGTTTCGAACTGTGCTCCTTGGACGCCGCTCAGTGTTATGTATAACGAAGAGGGGCAGTATCTCCGTTTTGATACGTTCCCGGTCGTGATTGAAGCTCTTTTACTCGATCATCGGATTATCGCCGCCAGTCCGTATGATTATTTCGTAGCGGGGCTCGTCGATACATTAGCGAAGTGGTATGAAGCCCGTGCCTTAAGTGGCTCTTTAGCAGAAGATCCCGTCATCGAAACCGCACTTCGGACGGCTGAACGTTGCAAGGATCTCATCTTGTCGACGAATATAACGGAAACGCGCTTTCGTGAATATCCAGCTGACATTCAATATCTCGTCGAAACCGTCATTCCGTTAGCTGGGAGCATTGGTGGTTTTGGTGACGCAGCGACCCGCGGTGCGATTGGACACGCTGTGCATAATGCTCTGTCTCCTTACCGGGAAACGCATCCGTTCTTGCATGGTAGTAAGGTCGGGTACGGACTACTCGTTCAGGAGAAGTTACTCGGACATGATGATGATTATGCAGAGTTGCGTGACTATCTTCTTGCACAAGAGCAGCCGACGACGCTCGCAGACTTCGCATTGTCGCTCGATGTCGTCGAAACACTTGCTTTACGGACATCGAAAGAGGAACTGTGTCGTCTGTTGCGTCCGATCGTGTCAGTGGAACAACTAGTCGATGCTATCACGCGGAACGAGACGACTTCCATTTCAATCACTTCTTAA